The nucleotide window CGGATCCGCCCGATTTACGTTGATGACCTGGCCAAACTGGCCGTCGAGTTTGCGAAGCAGAGCGAAAACAGAGTCATCAACGCGATTGGCCCCGAGTCCTTCACCTTCAAGCAGTTGCTTCGCCTTATCAAGAACAAAGTTGATAGCAAGGCGCTTCTCGTTCCGATGCCCGCACGCTTGGCCTTTCTTGCTTCTCGCATTATTGGGCTGGGGGTGCGCGATGTCCTTCTTACGTGGGACGAAGTCGAGGGACTGACTGCCGGCCTGCTTGATGTCGACGATGCTCCGGTGGGCGAGACTCGGCTCAGCCGGTGGTTGGAGGAAAACGCCGATACGGTGGGGCGCAAATACTCATCCGAACTCGCGCGGCATTATCGCTAATACGCTCGCGTTCTTAACCCCTCTCTTGTTCCTGAGTTTCTTCCCCCCCGGCATCCCGAAACGCAGGTGCATGGCCCTGGCGTGCTCTCTTCACGTCCGCCAGGTCCGCCGCGTCCATCATTCCTGTCTTCCGCTCAGGAGCGCTCAGCCGGGCTGCTTGTACTTTGTCCAGCGATAGACGGTCACCATCGTTGGGGTTCGGCACTTGGCGCACAGGGTTGTTCCCGTGGGATACACTTTATCGCCGGGCGCGATTACCTCTTCCTCAAGCACGAGGGTCTCGGTCCCGCCGCAGTTTGAACATTCGACCGTTTTTTGAAGATAAGCGGTATTATCCTTCTTCTCGTTCATTCTTGATGTATTTTCTCATCGAGCGGCCCACCAGAAAAAGCGAGATCGAGCCGATCACGATAAGAATTCCTATCCCGCTCCCGCCGCCTCCGCTTATCACAATTGCTGCCCCAGCCGCAAATACGCCAATCGAGCTGATAATGTAGATTGTCGAAAAAGTCTTGATTCTGCTCTTTCCTGCGTAGGGCATGCTGGTCCTTTCAGGAAAGCCGGTGCGCCCGGGGTGGCTTTGGGACCAGCGGTTGCATCGGTAGCAGAGGATCATTTCGCCTTTGCCCGGCAATTTCTGCCGGTAAAAGCTGTAATCTCCGACATAGGCGCCGCATCCTTGACAATAGGCCATGTGCTCGTTTTGTCTCCTGAAAGGCAAACGAAATAGGCGAGCTTATTCTAGTTAAAAATGACGCCCAAGTCAAAAATGCGCTACAGCCTTGGTCTCCGCCTCGACTTCCTCCCTTCGGTTAACACATATTGAAATAAAAAGTGGCATAGATTTTGCCACTTAACTCGGCGGTCTCTTGTCTGCGAAAGAGGGTTTGCGAAAAACCGATAGAAATTCGGGGAAAAAGCGTCCAAATAAGATATAATTCCTTTGAAACAACGTCTGTTTCATTCTGCAAAATCCGCGTCTGTTCGGTATAGGACAACATCTGCACAAAAAGAGGACGAACTATTTCCCCGTGCGCCACTTTTGTGGGTGAAAGGGGAAAAGTAAATACATGGCAAACCCGTTGATGCTTCTCATCGGCTGTGACTGCGACCCGGACCGGCCACGGTACGGCGGCAGCCGTTATGATGTCCGTCATTCCGCGCAGAAGTGGAGGGGCATCAGCGAAGGCATTGAGCGTCTCATACAAGCGCTCGATCGGGTGGAGCGGGCATTTGATTTAAAGCCGAAGATTGTTTTCTGCGTCAGGTCGGATTCACAAATGCAAGAGATGCACGGGACTGCCGGTTGGATGCTGACTGAATATGGAACGCTCTGGCGCGCGCTCGAGGGGCGCGGCCACGAGATAGCCTGGCATCCGCATCTCTGGCGATGGAGCGACAAGTGGGGCTGCTGGTTTCAGGAAAACGAGGACAGCGATTGGATTTCAGAGAGTCTGACGAACGGGTTCACCGAATTTGGCCGGACATGGGGCAAAAATCCGTTCACGTGTCACATGGGCTGGACTTTCCACAATGACACCTCGATGCAGACCGTAGCGAAGCTCGGCGTGAGATTGGATTTCTCTGCGAGTCCCGGCGTTTTTTTTAAAGGAGGACCCGGCGCGGCGGGCACAAGATTCGACAACCGAATCGACTGGCGGGGCACCCCCCAGCAATGGTATCATCCCTCAACCCACGATTATCGCAGGCCAAACCGCAATGATGAACCGCAATTGGACCTCGTGGAGATTCCCAAATTCACATCGAAATCCGGCCTTTTGAAAACGGCCAAGCATTTCTCGCTTCTGAGGAAAGGAAAATCGCTTGAACCGGCGCAAGCTGTTTTCCTTCAGATTACGGCCCTTCCTTTGCTCTATGGTCAGGTCATCCGGGAGCGCCTCCATACAGACGAGGCAGAGCCTTTTTTTGCCACCTATTTTCATCCGGATGAGCTTTTGGAAAAGAAGGACGTTTCGGCCGCACGCTTTCTTTACTCGGCGAAACATCTTGAAGAGAACATCGCCTCGATCATTCGAAAGACACGGATGAGAGGGAGGGAAATCAAGTTTGTTATCGGACCGGAAGCCTTGCATTCAATAGGGAAGGGGTAACCAATTCGTCCGACGGTCGCGAAGGGGACTGATCCAATTACGAAGGTGCGAAGGGCACTTTCCCCGGAGCAAGAACCGGCTAATCAGCCCGGCCGGTCTTACCAGCCGCGTCCTTGCGGCGAATGTGGAGCGCAAACAGGAACATCGTATGCCGGAACCCAAGATTCTCGTGGTCGACGACGAGAAGACCGTCGTTGAAATCCACAAAAAGCTTTTAGAGAAAAGGGGCTATCACGTTATCGTGGCGTACAATGGCGCAGAGGCGCTTACGAAAGTGGCCTCTGAGGAGCCGGACCTTGTTCTCACCGACGTGTCAATGCCGGAAATGGACGGCCTCCAGCTTTGCGAACGCCTGAAGGGAACGAAGACGACCAGGCTGATCCCCATCATCATGCTGACCGCAATGGATGATTTCGATAACAAGATCCGCGGCATCGAAACAGGCGCTGACGATTTTCTGGCAAAGCCCGTTCGGCCCCGTGAACTATATGCGCGAGTGCAGTCGCTTCTCCGCATCAAGAATCTCACCGACAACCTCGAGAGCGCTGAAACGGTCATTTTCTCGCTCGCGAATGCCATTGAGGCGAAGGATGTGTTTACGAAGGGACACACCGATCGCGTGTCGTCACTGGCCCGTCGTATCGGCGAATATATCGGAATGAGTGAAACCGAAACCGAGAACCTCGAGAAGGGCGGCATCCTGCACGATATCGGCAAGATCGGCATCAGGGACACCATCCTGAACAAGCCGGGCAAATTAACCGATGAGGAGTTTGAGGAGATCAAAAAACACCCGGAGACGGGAGAAAAAATCTGCCGGCCGTTGCGCTCGCTCGAGCCGGTTCTCCCGATCATAAAATGCCACCACGAACGATTCGACGGCAGCGGGTATCCTCTCGGGCTTGCAGGCGAACAGATACCGCTCCCCGCGAGAATTGTCGCATTGGTGGACGTCTATGAGGCGCTTCGGTCCAAGCGCGCCTACCGGGACGCCATGCCTCATGCCGAGGCAATGGCCATCCTCCTGCGGGAGACGGCCGAAAGCAAATTCGATCCGGAGGTTCTTAAGAAATTCGAAGAGATGATGAACTTCGAACCCGAGTTGCGGCAGACTTTCGGAAAGCTCCGAAAGAAGCCTCATACCCCGGTCTTCCCGTGATTAACGCACCAAAAAACATTCGGGGACGCCTCTTTCCTCGAGAAGATCTTTGGAAAAAAGTGCCCCCGAAATCCTGACCGCTCTCTTTACAGTTTTTCTTTCGACTCACGCTTCGCGAATTCAGCCGTGTCTTTTGCTACTGTTTTCGCCTTCTCAAATGACTCCTGTGCTTTCTCTTTCAATCTGCCGGTTATGGCCTCTTTCTGCTCGCCCATCAGTTCATGTTCTTTCCTTGATTCGGGAATCAACGAACCGAGAAACGCGCCCAAGCCCAGAGCCGCGGCGACTACGACCAACGGCCGTTCGTTCAGCATTCTGTTGAAGGTGCCCTGAATGCGTTCCCTTTGCAGGCCCACCTTCTCGCGCGTTTTGCCGGCATATTCTGAGGCTTTCTCTCCCGCCCGCTCGCGATACCGCCCTGCCTTCAGCCGCACTTCTTCTGCTTTTTCAGCCGCGCGTTCGCGCGCCTCTTCGAATCGCTCTCCAACTTCACCTCGGGCTTCCGGGATTTCGCCTTCCATGCCCGGCTCTCCTGCTATTCCTTCTTCTTCATAGGGGAGTCTGCCGCCATATCCGTAACGTCCAGGAACATACTCTTCCTCGAATTCGCCGTCTCCGCCCCTCGCGGATTTGATGCCTTCTTTCAACAGCCAGAACGTGCTAAACCCGAAAATTGCGGCCGTAAGAGGATGTTCCCGTACCGTGTTGCGCATTCGCCTATTCATCCGTTTGGCCCTGCGGACCGAAGCCTGTTTCACCCGCATTTTCGCCTGTTCGCGCAGGCGCGAGGGTGCGAGCTGCCCTCTGATTTCATCCAGTGTGCGGCTCATTTCCAGCCGGGTCTGTTCGATCTCTGCACGCAGGCGCTCGGTATCCGACAGCCCTTCGGTCTGAACGGATGTCGTAGCCGAATGTTCATGAATCCTTATTTCGCCTGTCTTTTCGCCCATTGTATATCCTCCTTTATACTTTCAAATGTATGACGCGGTTTAAGGCTTCTGTTCTTCAGCATACTTCTGCCGATCGCCACAAGCACGAGCCCCACGATCAACGTGGCGCCGCCGATGATGAGCGCCGACGCCCACCAGGGCAGCGCAGTGCCCAAGCCGTAAACCGCGGCCCCTAACAACACCAGAAAACCCGCGTATGCTATCAACGCTCCACTTGCAGCCAGCGCCGAATCTCTCAGCATTTTCGAGATCAATTCCGATGTCTCGACCCTGGCTAATTCCATCTCCTGCCGCAACAGGAGGCTCGTTTCTCGGGAAAGATCGGAAAAGAGATCGCCAAGCGAGCGTTCCTCTATTGTTCTTACCTCCATATGAGTTGCTCCTTTCTTTGCCGCTCCGGAAGACAGCATCACCTCAGATCGCTGCCTCCCCTTTCGACTCCGTGCGAAAACAAATCATTCAGCCTGCTCGCCCGAAGCCTTCAAGAAACGCGACAGCATTGCGCCGGCAAGGAAGGCGCCTCCAACCACCACCCATGGCTGCCTCCGAACAAATCCCTCCACCTCGCCAATGAGCTCGTCAATATCCTTCTCGCGAAGGTAATGCGACAAGTCGTCAGTCCGTTCGGCCGCCTTTTCTGCGTAATCCGCCAGCGAGGCCTTGTTCTTCTCGCGAAGGGATTGTCCGGCCTGACGAAGAGCTTCCGCTGTCTCCTCCAGTCCGTGCGCCGCTTTCGACCTTTGTGTGGCCGCCTGCGCCTTCATTTTTTCCTGCGCCTGCGCCTTCCACTGCTGCGCTCTCTGCTTGCCCTTCACTTGCACTTCCTCAGCAGCTCCCCTTGTCGTTTCAGCGCCGCCTTCAGTTGCAGGAGGTTCAGGATATCCCATTCTATGTTCCACCGGCATAGTTCCATCTCCTCTCTCTATAAATGTGTGTTTTTTGCTTTTGTTCTAATATTAGTATGTAGCTTTTTTAAACAATGTTAAATACAGTATACCTTGGATGCGGAATGGGGGAGACGGTTTAGAAGCAGGAACTCGACTACCCTGTGCCGCTTCGATCGCGGGCCCTCAAGAGGACATCGCTTGACATCATGGATACACGGAAGTAAAATTCAACTGGAACTGCAAATGATTGAGAAATTCTCTAATAGCAGGATTTCACAATCGTCTGAAAGGATTCTTGATGTTAT belongs to Candidatus Abyssobacteria bacterium SURF_5 and includes:
- a CDS encoding DUF3618 domain-containing protein; its protein translation is MGEKTGEIRIHEHSATTSVQTEGLSDTERLRAEIEQTRLEMSRTLDEIRGQLAPSRLREQAKMRVKQASVRRAKRMNRRMRNTVREHPLTAAIFGFSTFWLLKEGIKSARGGDGEFEEEYVPGRYGYGGRLPYEEEGIAGEPGMEGEIPEARGEVGERFEEARERAAEKAEEVRLKAGRYRERAGEKASEYAGKTREKVGLQRERIQGTFNRMLNERPLVVVAAALGLGAFLGSLIPESRKEHELMGEQKEAITGRLKEKAQESFEKAKTVAKDTAEFAKRESKEKL
- a CDS encoding response regulator is translated as MPEPKILVVDDEKTVVEIHKKLLEKRGYHVIVAYNGAEALTKVASEEPDLVLTDVSMPEMDGLQLCERLKGTKTTRLIPIIMLTAMDDFDNKIRGIETGADDFLAKPVRPRELYARVQSLLRIKNLTDNLESAETVIFSLANAIEAKDVFTKGHTDRVSSLARRIGEYIGMSETETENLEKGGILHDIGKIGIRDTILNKPGKLTDEEFEEIKKHPETGEKICRPLRSLEPVLPIIKCHHERFDGSGYPLGLAGEQIPLPARIVALVDVYEALRSKRAYRDAMPHAEAMAILLRETAESKFDPEVLKKFEEMMNFEPELRQTFGKLRKKPHTPVFP
- a CDS encoding phage holin family protein, with amino-acid sequence MEVRTIEERSLGDLFSDLSRETSLLLRQEMELARVETSELISKMLRDSALAASGALIAYAGFLVLLGAAVYGLGTALPWWASALIIGGATLIVGLVLVAIGRSMLKNRSLKPRHTFESIKEDIQWAKRQAK